The nucleotide sequence GGTTTTGTAAAATAGTGCTAAATTTAAGCATTTGAATTCTATTGGGTATTTGCATTTTGAATTTCCCAACATCGCAAAGCCGAAAGCAGTTAGCCACCATTTAAAAGAACAAAATGACAAGAATAAAAACTATTGTTTTGACAATTCTAACAGTCTTTGTACTTCAAAGCTGTAATGTTGGAACTACAGGAACTTGGAAAGACGAGAACATTGAACAAAGTCTAAAAAATGAAATTGAAACGTTGGACATAAAAGTTTTGGAGGCCGTTACTACAAATAATATTGAACTTTTGAAATCAATAATGTCAGATAAGCTATTAGAAAAAAGTGGTGATAACATTGGTCAATTGCTTGAACAAGCAAGTAGTGTGATTACTACTACTGACTATAAAGTTTTAAATCAATTTCATACAAAGAATTCAACAACAGGTATTGGAAATACTATTGTGTCAGGAGTTAGCGGACTGAATGACTATACTGTAAATTATCAAGCCTTGAACGAAGAAATGTTCATTTCCCTTTTAATTTCCAAAAGCGGTCTTGACGAATTTATTGTTACCAACATTTATGGAAATTATCCAGATGGTTGGAAGCTCAATATCCTTCATTTCGGACAATACAAAGTCAATGACAAAACTGCCCCTGAATTGTACTCTGAAGCCAAAGTGGAACATGAAAATGGATATTTGATTAATGCTGCGAACAATATGTTTCTAAGCTCAAGAGTGGCAAATCCCGTCAATAATTTTTGGCAATATCAAAAAGAAGAGGAAATGAAAGGGTTTTATGAAAAAGTAATGAAAGAAATAAACTCTAAATATAAATTTCCAATGACACTTGAAGCAATTGACTCAAAACCACAAATCTTGTCAATTTATCCAAAAGGAACTGAAGAAGGATATTTCCCGATGATTGAGTATGTGACCAACTTAGACTTAAAAGATACGGTGAAAACCAACGCAGAGTATGAAAAAGTTCATTCAGAGATTATCAAAGCTTTTAATGGAATTGAAAAGAACAAGGACTATGTTATTTACAAGGCATTTAGTGAAATTCCAAACGGAAAAACGCCTGTTCCAACTTATGGATTTGTAAAAAAATTAAAGTAAAAAAGCTTGCTAACAAAGCCTACTCAAAAGTGGTGACTCAGTGGTTAAATGAAATTTTGTGCTTCATATAGTTTAGTACAGATTTACAGTTTCGTGCTAGTTAGCCGCCCGAAAGCAAAGCCCGAAAAGCGTAGCGGTCAGCTTAAACAAAGATCCCAAAAAAATGACAGAAGAACTGAAAATAGCTATTGAAAACCTATACACTACTTTTTCGATTTACCCTTTTAAATCGACAATTGAAGGTTGTCCTTGCTGTGTTTCTGAATCTGACAAAGAAAAAATTCGTTCCAAACAATTACGAGATTTTTATTGGCTTGGTGAACAGACGTTGTTAAACAAAAAAAATATTTTGACAAAAATTTAAAAAAATTGATACTCGAATATGAAAATCATTGATGCTAGTTGCCTCACTGCTAATTATCTACAAAACCATCATTTAAACTATTTTTAAAAATCTACCAATGAATAACCAACAACAAATTGAAATTCCGCTTAGCAAAACCAAAATGACACGCACATTTATTGGTTCCATAATTTTTGTAATCCTTGGTGTTTGGTTTTTAGTAAACCCACCAGAGCTGAACAATCCAATCTTAGGAAATTCAGTAGTAATTTATGTTATTGGATTGTTATCTATAGTGTTTTTTGGTTTTATAGGAATAATGATTTTTCGCAAATTGTTTGACAAAAAAGCTGGACTTATCATTAATCAAGACGGAATTATTGACAATACAAGTGGCTTGTCAATTGGGTTCATTCCATGGAGTGAAATTCAAGAAATTTCGAGCACTCAGGTCATGAATCAAAAGTTTATATCGATTGTCCTTAAAAATCCTGAAGCGTTTATGGAAAAGATTTCAAATCCAATCCAAAAAAATGCAATGAAAATGAATTATAAAACCTCGGATTCGCCCATTAGTATTTCCTCAAACGCCTTAAAAACAGATTTTAACAAACTATTCAACTTACTCAAAGAAAAAATGAACGAATACAAATCATAGCTGAAATCCATAACGACAAATGGGTTACTTTGGTTTAAATTTAAGGGTAAAAAATTTTCGTTATATTTAACTTTTTAATTGTTACTGCCCTTTTTTTAGAAATAACAGATTTTTGTAATTAAGTTTAAGTTAAAAAAAATACCTCATGAAAACGCAATTGTATTTACTACTGTTTTTGGCTACTCAATTTGTTTTTGCTCAAGAAACAGAGAATAAAATTCAAGAATTGCCCACCGAATATGGTGCATACACCATTCCATTGTGGACTAAATTAACGCTTGAATTAAAGGAAACTTCTAAAAATAAATTTGAATATAGAATCATAAGTAGTGAACCTTATGAAGAGATGTATTCCTTTGACAAACATGACAAAGTTTTTTCTGAAAATCCTAAAAAAAATACAGTGGATATTCTGTTTGTTGGAGCATATTATAATAATGGAAAAGAAGATAGTGATTACAAAACACTTCTCAAGATAAGAAATAACCTAGATATTCCATTAACGTATAAAGCTGATATAAAATATTATTTCAATAATGAATTTGAAAATACAAGCATTGTTGGAGCTTTCCCAGGAACTGACACGCAAGAAATTTGGGCGCACAAAATAGACTTAATTGCGTTGTATGACTTTGAAATACTTAACTCAAAAGAGTAAAATTTCGCCCTCATAACCAAAAAACCAGCTGACCACTCTTGATTAATTTTCTAGTCAAATGCTCTAGAAAAAGCCAATTTGTAAACCTTTGGATATTAATGAAACAACTGTCAATAAAGAAAATTTTAAAATTCATCTTTCGCGGAATACTAATTTTTATAGGTTTAATTTTTCTTTTACTTCTAATTATTGGTTTTCGTGTGGAACATCAAGATGGAACCTATGACAATTGGTCTGGACTACGGGCTCTCTTTCAAAAAGACAGAGATTTTGGAATATTTATTAACCAACAAGAAAAATATGAACTTGACGGAATAGATGGGCCTTATTTAGTCAACTCATCAATTTATCGGGTTGATTCAACTAATAATTTAATCAAAAAGACTTTTAAAAATTCAGATTCTATTCTCGTTCAAGTAAATAATAACGATTTAGACAGATTCTATTTTACCAAAAAAGATACAATAACACGAAATCCGTTTCTATACGAAACTCCCGAAAAATTAATTGCAATTTCTGATGTAGAAGGAAATTTTGACGGATTTTCAAGTTTCCTACAGAACAATCAGGTTATTGACAAAAATTTCAATTGGATATTTGGAAATGGACATTTGGTTTTAGTTGGCGATTTTGTGGATAGAGGGAACAATGTTGTTCCGGTTCTCTGGTTGATTTACAAATTGGAAGAACAGGCAGAAAAACAAGGTGGCAAAGTTCATTATATTTTAGGAAACCACGAATTATTAAATTTTCAAGGTAGGTATAAATACAACGACAGAAAGTATGTAAAAGTTGCTAAACTCATTTATGAGAAGGAAAACAATAAAAATGCAGTTAGTTTTATGTATTCTGACAAAACAGAACTTGGAAAATGGTTGCATTCCAAAAACGGAATTGAGAAAATCGGAGATTATATTTTCGTTCACGCAGGATTAAGTCCTAAAATTTTAGATTTTAACCTTACTTTTTCTCAAATCAATGAAATTGCAAGAAATAACTGGGATAAAGATTTATACAACAAACCCGAAAAAGATGAAAAAGCAAATTTTCTAATAGGACGAGAAGGGATATTTTGGTATCGTGGATTAGCGATGGACTACAAATATTACGATAAAATAACGGAAAACGAATTAGACAAAATCCTTTCATTTTATCAAGCAAAAAAAATGGTTTTCGGTCATTCTGTAGTTGACGACATCACAAAAGATTTTAATGGAAAAATCATTGATATTGATTTAAAACACGGAAAAGAAAAGAACTCCGAAAAAACAAAAGGATTACTAATTGAAAACGGAATTGAATATAAACTTGACGGAAAAGGAAAGAAAACCAAACTATAAAAATATGTCAGCTAATATTCTCTTTTCGGAATAGTAATAATTAATTTGCTTTTTTTTTAAAAAATCAAATGCTTTACTAAAGCAGCGTATTCCAGATTTTTTGTTTTAAAATTAAATGGAGTTTTTGTAAAAATAAAGCCTAAAAAAACTTCCTATCCATTCAATTTTTTATGTTACTTTAGTAAAATATAATTCAAATAAAACCTATTGACCTTACCGTTTGAACCCACCGTTTTTGGGATAAAACTCAATGTGCATCTAATCCTGGAGTATCTGGCGTTTTTTATTGCGTTCAGGTTTTATGTTTATTTGCGCAAACACAAACCGGATAGCATCTCTAGCAAAAACCGACTGTCTATCATTTTAGGGGCAATTTTTGGTGCTTTTTTGGGGTCAAGATTTTTCGGGTTTTTAGAAAATCCTATGATTGCCGTCAGTGCCGATAATCTATTGCAATTGCTGAATACAAAAACCATTATGGGCGGTTTGTTTGGTGGACTTTTGGGCGTGGAATTGGCAAAGAAAATCATTCATGAAAAAAAATCATCGGGCGATTTATTTACCTATCCCATCATTTTGGGAATTATCATTGGCCGAATCGGTTGTTTTTTGAGCGGAACCAACGAATTTACCTATGGCAAAGAAACTCATTTCTTTTTGGGGATGAATTTAGGTGATGGTTTGTCTCGGCATCCAATTGCTTTGTATGAAATTATTTTCTTGCTATTTTTGGTCTTTTTCCTTCAAAAAATATCCAATTTTACGAAAAGAAAAAACGGATTATTATTCCAATTATTTATGATTGCCTACTTTGGATTTCGCTTTGGGATTGAATTCCTGAAACCAAATGTGTTCTATGTATTTGGACTCAGCAGCATTCAATGGCTTTGTGTCATTTGCTGGATTTATTATGCACCAACCTTAAAAAAATTAATTAAAAATGCCTACTAGAAAATATACTTATTACGATTATACCATCAGTTTGTGTCCTGAATGTTTAAAACGTATTGATGCCAAAATTGTGTTTGAAGACGAAAAGGTGTATATGCTCAAAAGATGTCCAGAACATGGAAATTCGCGCGTGCTCATTGCAGACGATATCCCCTATTATAAAAACATCAGAAACTATAACAAGCCTTCAGAAACGCCATATAAATTCAATACCAAAACGCATTATGGTTGCCCATATGATTGTGGTCTTTGCCCAGACCATGAGCAGCACTCTTGTCTAACGATTATTGAAATTACGGATCGTTGCAATTTAACCTGTCCCACTTGCTATGCAGGTTCTTCACCCACATACGGAAGGCATAGAACCCTAGCGGAAGTTAAAACCATGTTAGACACCATTGTTGCGAATGAAAAAGAGCCAGATGTGGTGCAAATAAGCGGAGGCGAACCAACACTGCATCCTCAATTTTTTGAAATTTTGGATTATGCTAAATCCTTGCCCATTAAACACTTGATGGTAAACACCAATGGACTTTTAATTGCCAAAGATTTTGATTTTGCCAAACGCCTAAAGTCCTATGCACCCGACTTTGAAATTTACTTGCAATTTGACTCATTCAAAGAAGAAGCCTTGTATCAATTGCGGGGTGCCAATTTAAAGAAAATCCGAGAAAAAGCCTTGGAACATCTCAATGAGCTCAACCTTTCTACCACCTTGGTTGTCACGCTGCAAAAAGGATTGAACGATGATGAAATGGGCGAAATAATTGACTATGCTCTAAAGCAAAAATGTGTGCGAGGTGTCACATTTCAACCCACACAAATTGCGGGTAGATTGGATAATTTCAACCATGAAACCGACCGAATTACGCTCACCGAGGTCAGAAGGAAAATATTAGAACAATCAACCATTTTCAGTCCAGATGATATCATTCCTGTCCCGTGTAATCCAGATGCTTTGGCCATGGGATATGTGCTGAAACTAGAGGGAAACAACCTACCGCTCACCCGCTACATCAACCCAACCGATTTGCTAGACAATAGTAAAAACACGATTGTATATGAGCAAGATGAAGCGCTGCATCAAAAAATGTTTGAAATTTTTAGTACTGGAACTTCTACCGACAAAGCATCTGATAAGTTGCACCAATTGCTTTGTTGTTTGCCGTTTGTAGAAGCACCCAACCTTGGCTATGACAATTTGTTTAGAATCATTATTATGCAGTTTATAGACGCCCATAATTTTGATGTGAGAGCCATAAAAAAATCATGTGTACATATCGTAAATAAGGATAATACCATCATTCCTTTCGAAACTATGAATCTTTTTTATAGAGATGATAAAATAGAACGATTAAAAGCATTACAAAACGAAACAAAATTATAAGAGATGACCTTTTTAGAAGTGAACCTAGATGGACTTGTTGCCATAATATTCCTGGTAATGTTTGGTCCGCCCATTGTACTTGCCCTTATTGGGGTGATCGTGAAATTCAAATCAGCCAAAGCAGCCAAAGTGCTGTTTATTTTGGCCGGTCTATACCTATTGATTGGCTTAGGAATTTGTGGGTCTATGATGATTTAGAGTTGTGAAGCTATGCGTCAACGAAGGTGTTTATAACTTTCATCTGCAAAAAGATAATGAATTCCTAAATTCCCCCACCCAAACAAAATAAGAAAGTGGATTTGCCAAAGACAAATCCACTTAATATTAACCAAAAAAAACACTTATGAAAAAACTTATTCTTTTGGGAAGAGATAAGCTTCTTTTGTAAAGGTAAAATGTTTTTTTAAAAAAAACAAGTTTTTTTTTACTTTATTCAACAGTAACCGATTTGGCTAAATTTCTAGGTTGATCTACGTTGGTACCGCGTAAAACAGCTACGTGATACGATAGTAATTGCAAAGGTATAGTCGCAATAATCGAAGTTAAAGCCTCGGTTGAATGAGGCATTTCAATGATGTGATCTGCTAAATTGCGAACTTGTTGATCTCCTTTTGATACCAATGCAATAATTTTTCCGCTGCGGGCTTTTATTTCTTGTATATTGCTCACCACTTTATCATAGTGGTTTTGCTGTGGCGCAATTACAATAACCGGCATGTTTTCGTCGATCAAAGCAATAGGGCCGTGTTTCATTTCGGCAGCCGGATACCCTTCTGCATGAATGTATGAAATTTCCTTTAATTTTAAAGCACCTTCTAAAGCTACGGGGAAATTAAACCCGCGACCTAAAAATAAGCAATTGGCTGCATCTTTATAAATATGTGCAATTTCCAAAATACGATCATTTTCCAATAAAGCTTCTTGTACTTTTTCAGGAATCAGTTCTAATTCTATTAAGTTTCTTAAATAATCGGGTTGCGACATGGTTCCTTTTGCTTTTGCCAAACGCAATGCAATTAAAGCCAAAACGGTAATTTGTGTAGTGAAAGCTTTTGTTGACGCCACACCAATTTCAGGACCGGCGTGTGTGTAAGCACCTGCATGTGTTTCACGAGAAATGGACGATCCAACTACGTTACAAACGCCAAATACAAACGCTCCTTTTTCTTTAGCTAATTTTATAGCAGCCAAGGTATCAGCCGTTTCACCCGATTGTGAAATGGCAAGTACCACATCGTCTGTATGGATGATAGGATTTCGGTATCTAAATTCTGATGCATATTCCACTTCCACAGGGATGCGTGCAAATTCTTCAATCATGTATTCTGCGACTTGTGCAGCGTGCCATGATGTGCCGCAAGCCACAATAATAATGCGTTTTGCGTTGATGAATTTTGCTAAGTTATCTTCAATTCCTGCCATTTTGATCAATCCTTGGTCGCTTAGCAAACGCCCGCGGAACGTGTCACGAATAACTTGTGGTTGTTCGTAAATTTCTTTTAACATGAAATGATCGTAACCTCCTTTTTCAATTTGCTCTAGGTTCAATTGCAACTCTTGAATATAAGGACTTACTTCGCTATCTGACTTAATTTTTCGGATTTTGATAGGTTTGTGTAAACGAATAATTGCCATTTCTTCGTCTTCCAAATAAATCGCATTGTTGGTGTATTCAATAAACGGAGAAGCATCAGATGCCACAAAATATTCACCTTCGCCAATACCAATTGCCAACGGACTGCCCAAACGAGCTGCTACAATTTCATTGGGTTTTTTAATATCCATCACACAAATTGCATAGGCACCAATTACTTGATTCAATGCTACTTGCACGGCTTTTCCTAACTTTAAGCCTTTGTTTCTTTGAATATCTTCGATAAGATTCACCAAAACTTCGGTATCGGTATCCGATTTAAAGGTATAACCACGATTGATTAATTCTTGTTTTAATGGCTCGTAATTTTCAATGATACCATTGTGAATAATCACCAACTCGCCTGAGTTTGAAAAGTGAGGATGAGAGTTTACATCGTTTGGCACTCCGTGTGTTGCCCAACGTGTATGACCAATTCCCATTGACCCTTTTAGAGTATTTTCTGCTTGGGCTCTTTCTTCCAAATCAGAAACTTTGCCTTTGGTTTTGCTTGCTATGAATTGTTCGCCGTTAAACAATGCCACTCCAGCACTATCATATCCGCGGTATTCCAATCGCTTTAAACCTTTTATTATTATTGGATAAGCATCTTT is from Paenimyroides aestuarii and encodes:
- a CDS encoding STM3941 family protein; the encoded protein is MNNQQQIEIPLSKTKMTRTFIGSIIFVILGVWFLVNPPELNNPILGNSVVIYVIGLLSIVFFGFIGIMIFRKLFDKKAGLIINQDGIIDNTSGLSIGFIPWSEIQEISSTQVMNQKFISIVLKNPEAFMEKISNPIQKNAMKMNYKTSDSPISISSNALKTDFNKLFNLLKEKMNEYKS
- a CDS encoding metallophosphoesterase, producing the protein MKQLSIKKILKFIFRGILIFIGLIFLLLLIIGFRVEHQDGTYDNWSGLRALFQKDRDFGIFINQQEKYELDGIDGPYLVNSSIYRVDSTNNLIKKTFKNSDSILVQVNNNDLDRFYFTKKDTITRNPFLYETPEKLIAISDVEGNFDGFSSFLQNNQVIDKNFNWIFGNGHLVLVGDFVDRGNNVVPVLWLIYKLEEQAEKQGGKVHYILGNHELLNFQGRYKYNDRKYVKVAKLIYEKENNKNAVSFMYSDKTELGKWLHSKNGIEKIGDYIFVHAGLSPKILDFNLTFSQINEIARNNWDKDLYNKPEKDEKANFLIGREGIFWYRGLAMDYKYYDKITENELDKILSFYQAKKMVFGHSVVDDITKDFNGKIIDIDLKHGKEKNSEKTKGLLIENGIEYKLDGKGKKTKL
- a CDS encoding prolipoprotein diacylglyceryl transferase, whose amino-acid sequence is MHLILEYLAFFIAFRFYVYLRKHKPDSISSKNRLSIILGAIFGAFLGSRFFGFLENPMIAVSADNLLQLLNTKTIMGGLFGGLLGVELAKKIIHEKKSSGDLFTYPIILGIIIGRIGCFLSGTNEFTYGKETHFFLGMNLGDGLSRHPIALYEIIFLLFLVFFLQKISNFTKRKNGLLFQLFMIAYFGFRFGIEFLKPNVFYVFGLSSIQWLCVICWIYYAPTLKKLIKNAY
- a CDS encoding radical SAM protein, which produces MPTRKYTYYDYTISLCPECLKRIDAKIVFEDEKVYMLKRCPEHGNSRVLIADDIPYYKNIRNYNKPSETPYKFNTKTHYGCPYDCGLCPDHEQHSCLTIIEITDRCNLTCPTCYAGSSPTYGRHRTLAEVKTMLDTIVANEKEPDVVQISGGEPTLHPQFFEILDYAKSLPIKHLMVNTNGLLIAKDFDFAKRLKSYAPDFEIYLQFDSFKEEALYQLRGANLKKIREKALEHLNELNLSTTLVVTLQKGLNDDEMGEIIDYALKQKCVRGVTFQPTQIAGRLDNFNHETDRITLTEVRRKILEQSTIFSPDDIIPVPCNPDALAMGYVLKLEGNNLPLTRYINPTDLLDNSKNTIVYEQDEALHQKMFEIFSTGTSTDKASDKLHQLLCCLPFVEAPNLGYDNLFRIIIMQFIDAHNFDVRAIKKSCVHIVNKDNTIIPFETMNLFYRDDKIERLKALQNETKL
- the glmS gene encoding glutamine--fructose-6-phosphate transaminase (isomerizing), translated to MCGIVGYIGTKDAYPIIIKGLKRLEYRGYDSAGVALFNGEQFIASKTKGKVSDLEERAQAENTLKGSMGIGHTRWATHGVPNDVNSHPHFSNSGELVIIHNGIIENYEPLKQELINRGYTFKSDTDTEVLVNLIEDIQRNKGLKLGKAVQVALNQVIGAYAICVMDIKKPNEIVAARLGSPLAIGIGEGEYFVASDASPFIEYTNNAIYLEDEEMAIIRLHKPIKIRKIKSDSEVSPYIQELQLNLEQIEKGGYDHFMLKEIYEQPQVIRDTFRGRLLSDQGLIKMAGIEDNLAKFINAKRIIIVACGTSWHAAQVAEYMIEEFARIPVEVEYASEFRYRNPIIHTDDVVLAISQSGETADTLAAIKLAKEKGAFVFGVCNVVGSSISRETHAGAYTHAGPEIGVASTKAFTTQITVLALIALRLAKAKGTMSQPDYLRNLIELELIPEKVQEALLENDRILEIAHIYKDAANCLFLGRGFNFPVALEGALKLKEISYIHAEGYPAAEMKHGPIALIDENMPVIVIAPQQNHYDKVVSNIQEIKARSGKIIALVSKGDQQVRNLADHIIEMPHSTEALTSIIATIPLQLLSYHVAVLRGTNVDQPRNLAKSVTVE